The Natranaerobius trueperi genomic sequence AACAGAAGTGTACTGGTTAGAAAAAAATATGGATAACATCGAAAGAGTAATGTCAAATGTTTATCAACTATCATTAAATATTTCCGAAGAAAAGAATAGTGAGTTTAAAGAAGAAGTTCTGAAAATAGCAAAAGATATTCATGAAATTAAAAAAGACTACGGTTTAGTGGTACAAGGGCTTGAAACTATATTAGATGATAGGATTTCTACTGAACAGATGTCTTTTAAAGAGTTAACAAAGATACTTCAAGAAAGCTTAAAGTTTCAATGTCAAGCTGTTGCAAAGAACATCGACTTAGAATTTAAATCAGGAGAAGATTTCAATACTGATAAACACTTTATTTTATTATCTATCTTAAGAAATTTAATAATGAATTCAATTGAATCTATTAGTTCGAATGGGACAATTACTTTAATACATCAAGTTAAGCGAGAAAAACATTCTTTTATTGTTAAAGATAATGGATGTGGAATTTCTCAAGAAGACTTGCCTCACATTTTCAATCCCGGTTATTCATCTAAAATAAATTATTATACTGGAGAAGTTAATAGAGGGTTGGGTTTAAGTCTTGTTAAAAGTCTCATAGAAGAACAATTCGAAGGTCAGATTAACGTTAATTCTCGTGAAAATGAAGGAACATGTTTTGAAATATTAATTCCAATACATAAGTTGGAGGTAGAGTGATGATGAAAATATGTATATTGGATGATGACATTTATGTAGTGCGGATATTAAAAAAGATCATCAATGATTGTAACCTAGGAACTGTTGTTAGCTACAGTACAGATGGCACAGAAGGGTATCAAAATATTCTACAAACCGAACCTGAATTGGTATTAATTGATATATTGATGCCAGGAAAGGATGGGCTCTCTATTGTTAAAGAGCTTAAAAAGACCAATTCTACTATTGAATTTGTTATGATATCACAAGTTGCTTCTAAAGATATGGTGGGAAAGGCTTATCAATATGGTGTCGAATATTATATTCATAAACCCATTAACGCTTTGGAAGTCGAAAATATTATTTTAAAGGTCCAAGAAAGAATTAAGGTAAATAGAACAATGGAAAAAATACAATCTTTATTTTTAGATAATCAATCTAATTTTTCCGTAGAACAACAAAACAACAGTGCTAAGGAAATAAAAGATATTTTGATAAAATTAGGTGTTATGGGAGAAAAGGGAAGCAAAGAGATTATAGACATTTGCAATTATGTATTAGAACATAACATCGATTTAATGAATGTAACCTTAAAAGAACTTTTTAAAAACTTTACTGATAATCCTAAATCTATGGAACAACGAATCAGGAGAACTATCTCTGTAGCTATGTCTAACATTGCCAATCTAGGGATTGAAGATTTCATGAATGAAATTTTTATAGAATATTCTAGTACTTTATTTCACTTTGAACAAGTTAAGAAAAAAATGGATTATATTCGTAATAAGTCCTCTGAAGATGGATCTATAAGTGTAAAAAAATTTTTAACCGGATTGACTGTATTTTGTGAAAATAAAGACAAATAAAAATTTTAAAAAAATTTATTTTTATTGTGTAGTCATCTGTAGTATTTTGAAGTCCATGTTTTAGAGTAAATCTAACAAGCTTACTAAAGGAGGGTAAACATGGACTTCAATTTGTTCCAAAGTTTGGTGGAACAAGGTGTTGACTTGGCATGGGGACCTGTAACAATTGTATTGATTGTTGGTGTGGGTATTTATTTTAGTATTGGAACTCGATTTATTCATTTTAGAAAGATAGTAACTGCTATTACTTCCTTATTTAGTAAAGAGGAAAGTGAAGAAGGAGATATCAGTTCATTTCAAGCTCTTATGACTTCTTTAGCCGCTACTATTGGTACTGGAAATATAGTGGGAGTTTCCACGGCTATTGGTTTTGGAGGACCAGGAGCGGTTTTTTGGATGTGGGTTAGTGGTGCCGTTGGTGGAGCTACTAGATTTGCAGAAGCACTATTAGCTGTAAAGTACAGAGTTACAAATGAAAAAGGAGAACAATCAGGTGGACCAATGTATTATATAAAAAATGGTATCCAAGAACAATACGGGATTAACGCAGCTTGGTTAGGTTCTGCCTTTGCCTTTTTTGGTTTCATAGCTTCTATGGGTACAGGCAATATGGCTCAAGCAAATTCAGTATCCCAGTCATTAGAGACCACTTTAGGGGTCAATACATGGGTTTCTGGCGCAATAGTTGCTGTATTAACAGGGGTCGTTATTGTTGGTGGAATCAAAAATATTGGTAAGGTTACTGAAAAAATGGTACCTACTATGGCTATATTATATATTTTAGGAGCCCTAGTAGCTATTATTAGTAATATTCATTTAGTGCCGGAGGTTTTTGCACTAATTTTCAATAACGCTTTTTCTGGCCAAGCTGTTGGTGGTGGTATTTTTGGAACTGTTATTAGGTATGGAATTGCACGTGGCGTCTTTTCAAATGAAGCTGGGCTTGGAAGTGCTCCTATTGCACATGCAGCCTCAAAAAATGATGATCCGGTATCAGAAGGGATTACTGCTTCTCTAAGTACTTTTATAGCTACAATAGTTGTTTGTACAATGACTGCGTTGGTAATATTGATCGCTCCTCAGGTGAGTATGACAGAAGCAGGAGCAATGGAAATAGAAAATGGTTTACAAGGGGCCCCTTTAACAACGGTTGCCTTTGATTCTCTTTTACCTGGTATTGGTGGATATATTGTATCTTTTGGACTCGTTTTCTTCGCTTTTTCTACTATTCTTGGTTGGTATTACTATGGTTCAAAATGTTTTGAATATATCGCTGGATTATCTGCAGTTAAAGTTTATAAATGGGTTTGGATATGCCTTACTTTTGTAGGCGCTGTGATACCTTTAAAAATAGTTTGGGGACTGTCAGATATATTCAATGGATTAATGGCTATCCCCAACTTAATAGGACTTATTGGACTTAGCCCTTTAGTTTTTTCTATGGTAAAACGATATGATAAGAAGGCTGAAACTGAAAAAGACATAATAGGTGGAACTTTTGAAAAACCTTTAGAAGATAGTAACTAAATTTTAATAGTAAAAGCCAGTGGTTAATTATTGATATTATTGATACCACTGGCTTTTTATACTGACTTTTTGTTTCGGTTGGTTTTATATTTAGCTCAGAAATATTGTAATATTTTTTTCCCCGTAAGGAATTACTTTAATAATAGGACTACATGTTCATTTAATTACGGGTTATTTCTAAGGTGTCACCCTCTGACAACATCTTAAAAGCTTGGAAATCTTACCTATCTTAAGTGATAATTGTATAATTCAATCAGATATAGTGCTATTCTTTAAAATCCATGCTAAGGCGTAATAATCAGACTTTTGAAATATCTTTTGATGTAGTAAACTAATAACTGTATTCTAATAATCAACTTAAATACTAAATGAATACATATATCTAAATTCTTGAGGAGGGGACAAATTAATATGTATGGTTTGAAACAAAGAAATTTGACAGCATCAATTATGATCTTGGGGATGTTAATTATGTTCACTTTTATTACAGGCTGTGTAGATGACGAGGAAGAAGCTGTTGATGAAGAGAATCTATTAGAGGAAGAAGTAGAAGATATATCTCAAAAATTCGGAAACGAATTAGTAGGAATCGATCCCGGGGCTGGAATGATGGAAACCGCAAGTGATGTTTTAATCCCTGAATACGGGCTAGATGATTATGAATTGATTGAGTCAAGTGAACCTGCAATGATAGCTGCTCTGGAAAGAGCAGTAGGACGAGATGAATGGATTGCTGTATTGGGATGGACACCCCACTGGAAATGGGCAGAGATGGATCTAAAATTTCTTGATGATCCAAAGCAAATCTATGGCGAAGCTGAAGATATTCGTGCTCTATCTAGGCTTGGGTTTGAAAATGACTTCCCGGAAGTCAAAAAGTTAATTGATAATTTTTATATTAATGATGAACAGCTGGGAAGTCTAATGAAATTAGTTGAGAAAAAAGGTGATGACATGGAAGCAGCGGTGCAATGGGCCGAAGATAACCAAGACCTAATTAATGAATGGATACCTGGAGATGCAGATGGGAATGGTGAAGAAATTAAGCTTCTATATAATAACTGGGTATGTGCACGGGCTAAAACGAACCTTGTCACACATATCTTAAGGGATAAAATGAACTATCAAGTTAACAAGCAAATGGTAGAAGTGGGACCACTTTATCAAACTCTTTCCGATGGTGAAGGCGATCTAATGGTCCATGCTTGGCTTCCACTGACCCAGGCAAATTACTGGGAAGAATACGGAGATAGGCTTGTAGATCACGGACCAATATATGAGGGTGGCAAAATTGGTGTTGTAGTTCCAGATTATGTCGATATTGACTGTATTACTGAAATGCAATAGATTATAGATTGATGTCTAAGAAAAATAAACCCGCGGGAGAAAAGTATATGTTCCCTGCGGGTTATTAATATCTCGACATGTGGACTATTTTATAAAAGTTCAACAATTTAAAATTAAATATTATAGTTAATTTGTGATCGTGTTTCTATTAAATCCGAAAAATCCATCTACAAAAATATTCTATAACCCCTAGAATTTCGACTTTCACATTTGGCCGTGAAGGTCTGGTTATTTTCTTCAGAGGGGTATAACATGGATGAATTATACTTTATTCTAAATAAAGGGGCTCAGATGCGTTATAATATAAATCCAAATTCAAATACCTTAAAATTCAAAATAATAATCAAATTTTTTTAGTAAAATTAATAATTGATCAGATCTAGACAAGAAAAACTGATTTTAAGTATACAAGGTTAAAATTCAATCGAAAGAAAAATACAATATAAATAATTGAAAATGTAATGATCAATAATTTCATTGACCAGCTTATCAGCTTAATTAGATTAATTAGAAAATAATTTTTTTCCAGGTGTGGGGAGGGAGTCAAATTGAAATGTATCTTGCGTTACATAATCATTCTATTGCAATGTAATTATAATTCTTATTCGAAATCACATTGCATCTCCCTTTAAATTTTCTTAGTTTACATAAGATTTATTATCGGACGTTGTTAAGTATTAAGAAATGACCTGATATTTGATAATCAAGCCATTTTTAGATTAACATAATATGATGTTATGTTTACTTTGGTATTTTTATTACTTGACCTGGTTTTAATTTAGAAGCTTCAATATTATTTACTTCTTTTATTTCTTCTAAATAAGCTCTAGGATCTGTATTATCTGGTAATTTATCAATCGTTATATCCCATAAAGTTTGACCTTCAAGTACCACTTGTTTGTTCCACTCGGTTTGCTTTTTTTCATGTTCATTATCTGAACCCTTGGCAGATACTAATGTTGTATGTACTAAGAATGCACTCATCGTTATCATTAATGCTATAATAATTAACTTATTCCATTTTATTTGTAGTTTCTTACTTCTACTCATAATATTACGCCCCTTCCGAACTGGTGTTCTTTTTAAAATTATGCCAAACAAATGTTCGCAAAACAAATGGTCTACTAGAACATTTGTTTTGACTCGCTTCTATTGGGATGATATACTTAAATAAAATATTATCAATTTAGGTAAGCTTGTACTTTTTATATGTATATTTATAAGGGGTGTAATATATGCGTAAATCAAAGAAACCAATGAAAATTTATAATTTTATAAAAGATTACATAAAAAATAAAGGCTACCCGCCAACAGTTCGAGAAATTTGTAAAGGTGTAGGCTTAAGTTCTACTTCAACTGTACACCTTCACCTGTCGACATTAGAAAAAGAAGGATATATTAGAAGAGACTCTACTAGGCCAAGAACAATAGAAGTATTAAATAACTCTGAAATTAACCACGAAAATAATAACGTGTTTGGGAGAAATAACGAAGAGGAAACTATTCATGCTCCAGTCGTAGGTCAAGTTACAGCTGGTAAACCCATTTTAGCTGAAGAGAATGTAGTGGATCATTTTCCTATTCCTAAACATTTAGGTAGAGGAAAAGATGTCTTTATGCTTCAAATTGTGGGAGATAGTATGATGGAAGCAGGAATCTATGATTCTGATTTTGTAATTGTTAATAGACAAAGCACTGCTAATAATGGTGAAATAGTTGTTGCTCTATTAGATAATGAAGCAACTGTTAAAAGATTTTATAAAGAAAAAAATAATGTTAGGTTACAACCCGAGAATGAAGCATATAGTCCTATTTTAACTCGAGATGTACAAATTTTAGGAAAAGTCATAGGTTTGTTTAGAAACATTGAATAATGTAGTTGATTTATATTAAAATAATAATACACCCCATCTTTAATTTGGGCGGGTTCCCATGTGATTAGCCCACATT encodes the following:
- the lexA gene encoding transcriptional repressor LexA, which encodes MRKSKKPMKIYNFIKDYIKNKGYPPTVREICKGVGLSSTSTVHLHLSTLEKEGYIRRDSTRPRTIEVLNNSEINHENNNVFGRNNEEETIHAPVVGQVTAGKPILAEENVVDHFPIPKHLGRGKDVFMLQIVGDSMMEAGIYDSDFVIVNRQSTANNGEIVVALLDNEATVKRFYKEKNNVRLQPENEAYSPILTRDVQILGKVIGLFRNIE
- a CDS encoding sensor histidine kinase, whose product is MSAVYMDKGGSMDKRTKFIFATLVIVLFSQLYMNFYISDFKFSFAAVFFPVFLYIYDELNPLAFGFSSGVAFFIVRTLVGQGIVAVIPEALFYIFYGFVFLVYKYNKGSYSLTNFFFLIFCTDFLGNTLEIYIRLGNDIFRGDIFIFQGILTAAISRAVIAFIIIVFLKYYRMFLIKEEHEERYKKLLLFISRLKTEVYWLEKNMDNIERVMSNVYQLSLNISEEKNSEFKEEVLKIAKDIHEIKKDYGLVVQGLETILDDRISTEQMSFKELTKILQESLKFQCQAVAKNIDLEFKSGEDFNTDKHFILLSILRNLIMNSIESISSNGTITLIHQVKREKHSFIVKDNGCGISQEDLPHIFNPGYSSKINYYTGEVNRGLGLSLVKSLIEEQFEGQINVNSRENEGTCFEILIPIHKLEVE
- a CDS encoding LysM peptidoglycan-binding domain-containing protein, translated to MSRSKKLQIKWNKLIIIALMITMSAFLVHTTLVSAKGSDNEHEKKQTEWNKQVVLEGQTLWDITIDKLPDNTDPRAYLEEIKEVNNIEASKLKPGQVIKIPK
- a CDS encoding glycine betaine ABC transporter substrate-binding protein, translating into MYGLKQRNLTASIMILGMLIMFTFITGCVDDEEEAVDEENLLEEEVEDISQKFGNELVGIDPGAGMMETASDVLIPEYGLDDYELIESSEPAMIAALERAVGRDEWIAVLGWTPHWKWAEMDLKFLDDPKQIYGEAEDIRALSRLGFENDFPEVKKLIDNFYINDEQLGSLMKLVEKKGDDMEAAVQWAEDNQDLINEWIPGDADGNGEEIKLLYNNWVCARAKTNLVTHILRDKMNYQVNKQMVEVGPLYQTLSDGEGDLMVHAWLPLTQANYWEEYGDRLVDHGPIYEGGKIGVVVPDYVDIDCITEMQ
- a CDS encoding alanine/glycine:cation symporter family protein, encoding MDFNLFQSLVEQGVDLAWGPVTIVLIVGVGIYFSIGTRFIHFRKIVTAITSLFSKEESEEGDISSFQALMTSLAATIGTGNIVGVSTAIGFGGPGAVFWMWVSGAVGGATRFAEALLAVKYRVTNEKGEQSGGPMYYIKNGIQEQYGINAAWLGSAFAFFGFIASMGTGNMAQANSVSQSLETTLGVNTWVSGAIVAVLTGVVIVGGIKNIGKVTEKMVPTMAILYILGALVAIISNIHLVPEVFALIFNNAFSGQAVGGGIFGTVIRYGIARGVFSNEAGLGSAPIAHAASKNDDPVSEGITASLSTFIATIVVCTMTALVILIAPQVSMTEAGAMEIENGLQGAPLTTVAFDSLLPGIGGYIVSFGLVFFAFSTILGWYYYGSKCFEYIAGLSAVKVYKWVWICLTFVGAVIPLKIVWGLSDIFNGLMAIPNLIGLIGLSPLVFSMVKRYDKKAETEKDIIGGTFEKPLEDSN
- a CDS encoding response regulator, with the translated sequence MMKICILDDDIYVVRILKKIINDCNLGTVVSYSTDGTEGYQNILQTEPELVLIDILMPGKDGLSIVKELKKTNSTIEFVMISQVASKDMVGKAYQYGVEYYIHKPINALEVENIILKVQERIKVNRTMEKIQSLFLDNQSNFSVEQQNNSAKEIKDILIKLGVMGEKGSKEIIDICNYVLEHNIDLMNVTLKELFKNFTDNPKSMEQRIRRTISVAMSNIANLGIEDFMNEIFIEYSSTLFHFEQVKKKMDYIRNKSSEDGSISVKKFLTGLTVFCENKDK